Proteins encoded together in one Brassica napus cultivar Da-Ae unplaced genomic scaffold, Da-Ae ScsIHWf_763;HRSCAF=1102, whole genome shotgun sequence window:
- the LOC125605518 gene encoding protein COFACTOR ASSEMBLY OF COMPLEX C SUBUNIT B CCB3, chloroplastic-like: MTTVASGFVPFLPALSLAKSRRSCPNIRTRSACLPVVSASLTQIEVDTTTTTSLCSSIVSSKPISEALHNISLADLDPGTAKLAIGILGPALSAFGFLFILRIVMSWYPKLPIDKFPYVLAYAPTEPILVQTRKVIPPLAGVDVTPVVWFGLVSFLSEILVGPQGLLVLVSQQQIS, from the exons ATGACAACAGTAGCCTCCGGCTTCGTACCTTTCTTGCCGGCGCTCAGTCTG GCCAAATCTCGACGGTCATGTCCCAACATTCGAACTCGGTCTGCATGTCTTCCAGTGGTTTCAGCATCGTTAACCCAAATCGAAGtagacacaacaacaacaacaagcctCTGTTCAAGTATTGTCTCGTCAAAACCAATCTCGGAGGCCTTGCATAACATATCTCTAGCAGATCTGGATCCAGGAACCGCAAAGCTCGCGATTGGGATCTTGGGTCCTGCCTTATCAGCTTTTGGGTTTCTCTTTATTTTGAGGATTGTTATGTCTTGGTACCCGAAACTCCCAATTGACAAGTTCCCGTACGTTTTGGCGTACGCTCCGACCGAACCAATCCTTGTTCAGACGAGGAAAGTGATTCCACCACTTGCAGGAGTCGATGTAACTCCAGTGGTTTGGTTCGGACTTGTGAGTTTCCTTAGTGAGATTTTGGTTGGTCCACAGGGACTTCTCGTTCTTGTTTCTCAACAACAAATTAGCTAG
- the LOC106415235 gene encoding dual specificity protein kinase YAK1 homolog isoform X1: MDDIDGGAREVGSSTPWQPVQLVFKPYIPPNESDFTGGTFRATAKKKKSVVVRLTSGLVETYKICNPQFKYRGELNPKRYLTTPSAGVLNDGFDNVNSDLILAVNDDLSSSDSRQRYIVKDLLGHGTFGQVAKCWVPETNSFVAVKVIKNQPAYYQQALVEVSILTTLNKKYDPEDKHHIVRIYDYFLHQRHLCICFELLDMNLYELIKINQFRGLSLSIVQLFSKQILLGLALLKDAGIIHCDLKPENILLCASVKPTQIKIIDFGSACMEDRTVYSYIQSRYYRSPEVLLGHQYTTAIDMWSFGCIVAELFLGLPLFPGASEFDIMRRMIEILGKQPPDYVLKEAKNANKFFKCVGSVHNLGNGGTHGGLKSAYMALTEEEFEAREKKKPDIGKEYFRHKNLEEIVKGYPYKINLPEDDVVKETQIRLALIDFLRGLVEFDPAKRWSPFQAAKHPFITGEPFTCPYNPPPETPHVHVAQNFKVDHHPGGGHWFAAGLSPHASGRTRIPMHNSPHFQMIPYSHANSYGSIGSYGSYNDGAVQGSSYGSYGDNGNMFAYYSPVNHTGLYMQNRGGVPMVGTSPDARRRVMQYPHGNGLGTSPSAGNFAPLPLGTSPSQFTPPNPNNQYLAGSPGHHGPTSPARNSCHGSPLGKMAAFSQFNRRQSVGYSGGSQSQDSSLSQAQGHGMDNLHQNEGYSGQFSGSLPHRHLDPGFQNRKQSQGSPGYSTHNISSSSLRSSTGPHIENTEKALSVPDPGDWDPNYSEELLLQEDSADESVIANAFSRGMQFGSTDASSSRRFNSNPSTSSSSNPVTQRRYVPNQSFSQVEIGSPPSNDPYARFGQLMPGSQFTPHVTQNSPSRLGQQRSNHGRPNAGRATDRNHVNAQLPPSNTSSGGQRSPRSSSYTSGAPWGGRRTNHHVPNVHGRMDYGSIA; encoded by the exons ATGGATGACATTGATGGTGGTGCTCGTGAGGTCGGCTCATCAACACCGTGGCAGCCAGTTCAGCTTGTTTTCAAGCCTTACATCCCACCGAATGAGTCTGATTTCACAGGTGGGACATTCCGTGCTactgcaaagaagaagaagtcg GTAGTGGTGAGACTAACTAGCGGCTTGGTTGAGACATACAAAATATGCAATCCACAGTTTAAATATAGAGGAGAGTTGAATCCCAAGCGGTACTTGACTACTCCATCGGCTGGTGTGCTCAATGATGGCTTTGATAATGTCAACTCCGACCTAATTCTGGCTGTAAATGATGATTTGAGCAGTTCAGACTCACGGCAGAG ATACATTGTCAAAGATCTTCTTGGCCATGGGACTTTTGGTCAGGTTGCTAAATGCTGGGTTCCTGAGACAAACAGCTTTGTTGCtgtaaaagtaataaaaaaccaGCCTGCATACTATCAGCAGGCGCTGGTTGAAGTATCTATTTTGACAACG CTAAACAAGAAGTATGATCCAGAGGATAAGCACCATATTGTTCGCATATACGACTACTTCTTACATCAACGTCATTTGTGCATATGCTTTGAACTTCTGGACATGAATCT GTATGAGctcataaaaataaatcaatttagAGGTCTCTCGTTAAGCATAGTCCAGCTCTTCTCTAAGCAg ATCTTACTTGGTTTGGCTCTTTTGAAAGATGCTGGCATAATTCATTGTGATCTGAAGCCAGAGAACATTCTTCTGTGTGCCAG TGTGAAGCCAACTCAAATTAAGATAATCGACTTTGGATCAGCGTGCATGGAAGATCGGACTGTTTATTCATatattcaa AGTCGTTACTACAGATCGCCGGAAGTTTTACTTGGTCATCA ATACACTACAGCTATCGACATGTGGTCATTTGGATGCATTGTCGCCGAGCTGTTTCTTGGATTGCCACTGTTTCCTGGAGCTTCAGAATTTGATATCATGAGGCGTATGATTGAAATACTGGG AAAGCAACCACCTGATTATGTGCTCAAGGAAGCAAAAAATGCGAATAAATTCTTTAAGTGTGTTGGGAGTGTCCACAATTTAGGGAATGGTGGAACTCATGGTGGCCTCAAAAGTGCTTATATGGCTCTGACGGAAGAAGAATTTGAGGCT agagaaaagaaaaagccaGATATTGGGAAAGAGTACTTCCGCCATAAGAACCTTGAAGAAATTGTAAAAGGCTATCCTTACAAGATAAACTTGCCAGAAGACGATGTTGTCAAAG AAACTCAGATCCGGTTAGCTCTTATAGACTTTTTGAGAGGACTTGTTGAATTTGATCCAGCTAAACGTTGGTCACCTTTTCAG GCCGCCAAGCACCCTTTTATCACCGGGGAACCTTTTACGTGCCCATACAACCCTCCGCCAGAAACACCTCATGTG CATGTTGCTCAAAATTTCAAAGTTGACCATCATCCAGGTGGAGGGCACTGGTTTGCCGCCGGTCTTTCTCCTCAT GCATCAGGGAGAACCAGAATCCCAATGCACAATAGTCCCCATTTTCAGATGATACCTTATTCACATGCAAATAGTTATGGGAGTATTGGAAGCTATGGTAGCTACAATGATGGTGCCGTACAGGGAAGTAGCTACGGGAGCTATGGAGATAACGGCAATATGTTTGCCTATTATTCACCTGTGAATCATACTGGCCTATACATGCAAAACAGAGGTGGTGTCCCAATGGTTGGAACTAGTCCTGATGCCAGACGCAGGGTTATGCAGTATCCACATGGAAATGGCCTTGGTACAAGTCCATCCGCGGGAAATTTTGCTCCACTACCCCTCGGCACTAGTCCATCACAATTTACTCCACCAAATCCAAACAATCAATATTTAGCTGGCTCTCCTGGACACCATGGCCCGACATCTCCAGCAAGAAACAGTTGTCACGGGTCTCCTTTAGGGAAAATGGCAGCATTCAGTCAGTTTAACAGAAGACAAAGCGTTGGATATTCTGGAGGTTCTCAGTCTCAAGATTCTTCCTTGTCACAAGCTCAGGGGCATGGGATGGACAATTTGCATCAAAATGAGGGTTATTCTGGGCAATTCTCTGGTTCACTTCCACATCGACATTTGGATCCTGGGTTCCAAAACCGTAAACAGTCACAAGGAAGTCCTGGGTACTCTACGCATAACATTTCCAGCTCATCCCTTCGGTCCAGTACTGGTCCCCATATTGAGAATACAGAAAAAGCCTTATCAGTGCCTGATCCAGGAGATTGGGACCCAAATTACAG CGAAGAATTGCTTCTACAAGAAGATAGCGCAGATGAAAGTGTTATTGCTAATGCATTCAGTAGAGGAATGCAATTTGGTTCAACAGATGCCTCCAGTTCCAGAAGGTTCAACAGTAATCCCTCgacctcatcatcatcaaatccggtAACACAAAG GAGATATGTTCCCAATCAATCCTTTTCGCAAGTAGAGATTGGCAGCCCTCCAAGTAATGATCCTTATGCCAGATTTGGCCAACTTATGCCAGGATCGCAATTCACTCCTCATGTCACCCAGAACTCTCCAAGTCGCTTAGGGCAGCAACGCTCCAATCATGGGAGACCAAATGCTGGAAGGGCTACAGATCGGAATCACGTCAACGCTCAGCTTCCTCCGTCCAACACTAGTTCTGGGGGTCAACGCTCACCCAGAAGTAGCTCATATACCAGTGGTGCCCCTTGGG GAGGACGTAGGACTAACCATCATGTCCCAAATGTTCATGGAAGGATGGACTATGGAAGTATTGCCTGA
- the LOC106415235 gene encoding dual specificity protein kinase YAK1 homolog isoform X2, which yields MDDIDGGAREVGSSTPWQPVQLVFKPYIPPNESDFTGGTFRATAKKKKSVVVRLTSGLVETYKICNPQFKYRGELNPKRYLTTPSAGVLNDGFDNVNSDLILAVNDDLSSSDSRQRYIVKDLLGHGTFGQVAKCWVPETNSFVAVKVIKNQPAYYQQALVEVSILTTLNKKYDPEDKHHIVRIYDYFLHQRHLCICFELLDMNLYELIKINQFRGLSLSIVQLFSKQILLGLALLKDAGIIHCDLKPENILLCASVKPTQIKIIDFGSACMEDRTVYSYIQSRYYRSPEVLLGHQYTTAIDMWSFGCIVAELFLGLPLFPGASEFDIMRRMIEILGKQPPDYVLKEAKNANKFFKCVGSVHNLGNGGTHGGLKSAYMALTEEEFEAREKKKPDIGKEYFRHKNLEEIVKGYPYKINLPEDDVVKETQIRLALIDFLRGLVEFDPAKRWSPFQAAKHPFITGEPFTCPYNPPPETPHVHVAQNFKVDHHPGGGHWFAAGLSPHASGRTRIPMHNSPHFQMIPYSHANSYGSIGSYGSYNDGAVQGSSYGSYGDNGNMFAYYSPVNHTGLYMQNRGGVPMVGTSPDARRRVMQYPHGNGLGTSPSAGNFAPLPLGTSPSQFTPPNPNNQYLAGSPGHHGPTSPARNSCHGSPLGKMAAFSQFNRRQSVGYSGGSQSQDSSLSQAQGHGMDNLHQNEGYSGQFSGSLPHRHLDPGFQNRKQSQGSPGYSTHNISSSSLRSSTGPHIENTEKALSVPDPGDWDPNYSEELLLQEDSADESVIANAFSRGMQFGSTDASSSRRFNSNPSTSSSSNPVTQRRYVPNQSFSQVEIGSPPSNDPYARFGQLMPGSQFTPHVTQNSPSRLGQQRSNHGRPNAGRATDRNHVNAQLPPSNTSSGGQRSPRSSSYTSGAPWDCP from the exons ATGGATGACATTGATGGTGGTGCTCGTGAGGTCGGCTCATCAACACCGTGGCAGCCAGTTCAGCTTGTTTTCAAGCCTTACATCCCACCGAATGAGTCTGATTTCACAGGTGGGACATTCCGTGCTactgcaaagaagaagaagtcg GTAGTGGTGAGACTAACTAGCGGCTTGGTTGAGACATACAAAATATGCAATCCACAGTTTAAATATAGAGGAGAGTTGAATCCCAAGCGGTACTTGACTACTCCATCGGCTGGTGTGCTCAATGATGGCTTTGATAATGTCAACTCCGACCTAATTCTGGCTGTAAATGATGATTTGAGCAGTTCAGACTCACGGCAGAG ATACATTGTCAAAGATCTTCTTGGCCATGGGACTTTTGGTCAGGTTGCTAAATGCTGGGTTCCTGAGACAAACAGCTTTGTTGCtgtaaaagtaataaaaaaccaGCCTGCATACTATCAGCAGGCGCTGGTTGAAGTATCTATTTTGACAACG CTAAACAAGAAGTATGATCCAGAGGATAAGCACCATATTGTTCGCATATACGACTACTTCTTACATCAACGTCATTTGTGCATATGCTTTGAACTTCTGGACATGAATCT GTATGAGctcataaaaataaatcaatttagAGGTCTCTCGTTAAGCATAGTCCAGCTCTTCTCTAAGCAg ATCTTACTTGGTTTGGCTCTTTTGAAAGATGCTGGCATAATTCATTGTGATCTGAAGCCAGAGAACATTCTTCTGTGTGCCAG TGTGAAGCCAACTCAAATTAAGATAATCGACTTTGGATCAGCGTGCATGGAAGATCGGACTGTTTATTCATatattcaa AGTCGTTACTACAGATCGCCGGAAGTTTTACTTGGTCATCA ATACACTACAGCTATCGACATGTGGTCATTTGGATGCATTGTCGCCGAGCTGTTTCTTGGATTGCCACTGTTTCCTGGAGCTTCAGAATTTGATATCATGAGGCGTATGATTGAAATACTGGG AAAGCAACCACCTGATTATGTGCTCAAGGAAGCAAAAAATGCGAATAAATTCTTTAAGTGTGTTGGGAGTGTCCACAATTTAGGGAATGGTGGAACTCATGGTGGCCTCAAAAGTGCTTATATGGCTCTGACGGAAGAAGAATTTGAGGCT agagaaaagaaaaagccaGATATTGGGAAAGAGTACTTCCGCCATAAGAACCTTGAAGAAATTGTAAAAGGCTATCCTTACAAGATAAACTTGCCAGAAGACGATGTTGTCAAAG AAACTCAGATCCGGTTAGCTCTTATAGACTTTTTGAGAGGACTTGTTGAATTTGATCCAGCTAAACGTTGGTCACCTTTTCAG GCCGCCAAGCACCCTTTTATCACCGGGGAACCTTTTACGTGCCCATACAACCCTCCGCCAGAAACACCTCATGTG CATGTTGCTCAAAATTTCAAAGTTGACCATCATCCAGGTGGAGGGCACTGGTTTGCCGCCGGTCTTTCTCCTCAT GCATCAGGGAGAACCAGAATCCCAATGCACAATAGTCCCCATTTTCAGATGATACCTTATTCACATGCAAATAGTTATGGGAGTATTGGAAGCTATGGTAGCTACAATGATGGTGCCGTACAGGGAAGTAGCTACGGGAGCTATGGAGATAACGGCAATATGTTTGCCTATTATTCACCTGTGAATCATACTGGCCTATACATGCAAAACAGAGGTGGTGTCCCAATGGTTGGAACTAGTCCTGATGCCAGACGCAGGGTTATGCAGTATCCACATGGAAATGGCCTTGGTACAAGTCCATCCGCGGGAAATTTTGCTCCACTACCCCTCGGCACTAGTCCATCACAATTTACTCCACCAAATCCAAACAATCAATATTTAGCTGGCTCTCCTGGACACCATGGCCCGACATCTCCAGCAAGAAACAGTTGTCACGGGTCTCCTTTAGGGAAAATGGCAGCATTCAGTCAGTTTAACAGAAGACAAAGCGTTGGATATTCTGGAGGTTCTCAGTCTCAAGATTCTTCCTTGTCACAAGCTCAGGGGCATGGGATGGACAATTTGCATCAAAATGAGGGTTATTCTGGGCAATTCTCTGGTTCACTTCCACATCGACATTTGGATCCTGGGTTCCAAAACCGTAAACAGTCACAAGGAAGTCCTGGGTACTCTACGCATAACATTTCCAGCTCATCCCTTCGGTCCAGTACTGGTCCCCATATTGAGAATACAGAAAAAGCCTTATCAGTGCCTGATCCAGGAGATTGGGACCCAAATTACAG CGAAGAATTGCTTCTACAAGAAGATAGCGCAGATGAAAGTGTTATTGCTAATGCATTCAGTAGAGGAATGCAATTTGGTTCAACAGATGCCTCCAGTTCCAGAAGGTTCAACAGTAATCCCTCgacctcatcatcatcaaatccggtAACACAAAG GAGATATGTTCCCAATCAATCCTTTTCGCAAGTAGAGATTGGCAGCCCTCCAAGTAATGATCCTTATGCCAGATTTGGCCAACTTATGCCAGGATCGCAATTCACTCCTCATGTCACCCAGAACTCTCCAAGTCGCTTAGGGCAGCAACGCTCCAATCATGGGAGACCAAATGCTGGAAGGGCTACAGATCGGAATCACGTCAACGCTCAGCTTCCTCCGTCCAACACTAGTTCTGGGGGTCAACGCTCACCCAGAAGTAGCTCATATACCAGTGGTGCCCCTTGGG ACTGTCCGTAA